The Dehalococcoidales bacterium genomic sequence AGAGAACATACCAACCGAAAAGGATTCCCAGAAGAAGAGAGCACGGCTTCTTGGCTCGGATGAGTACCAGGGGCGGAAGAGCTGTATTAAGAGCAAGAAGGCTCAGAGGTCGTAAGCGTTTAACCGTTGTTTAAAAACTGCCGAAGAAGCAGCATTCATATATCTCTTACTGATATTATCACCGTAACATTTCTAAGTATGTAATTCTGCCTCGTTGTTTGGATTATGGCAAAAAAAGAACGTATTACTTGTACCTCGGATTATCTCTCCGTGCATCGCAAAGGCAGGCCTTGGGGCAGCCGATTTCTGGTTGCGAAGGTTTTGCCGAACGGAATGGATTATTCCAGATACGGATATGTCGTCAGCAAGAAAATAGGCAATGCGGTTGTCAGGAATAAAACCAAGCGTTTGCTGCGAGAGATAATGAGGCAGGTTAACCTAAAACCCGGGTTTGATATAGTTTTTATTACCCGGGCGGGGATAGCCGATTTAGGGTATCAGGAATTAAAAAAGACGGTTTTGAGATTATTATCGCAAGCCGCTTTAATAACGGAGCACAATGAAAAAACCATTTTTGATGTTAATTAGGTTTTACCAGTTAACCATATCAAAGGTCTTGCCTTCCAGCTGTCGCTATTCCCCCACATGTTCGCAATATACATACGAGGCTATCGTTAGATTCGGTGTTTTTCGCGGTACCTGGATGGGCATGAAAAGAATTGCCCGTTGTCATCCCTGGCATGAGGGCGGGTTTGACCCCGTTCCGGAAGCAAACGGGAAGCCCCAATAATTAGCTGATTGGAAAAAGATTTTGAGTATTGATATGAAGAAAAAGAAAAGTACAATATTTAAGGCGGCGTTGGCTGTCTTAGTCCTCTTTGTTTCCTTCTTTACCGCCGGTTGTTCTTCATCCGCTTACGTTAATTACGGTTGGACCGGTTCTGTGGTTGACGGCGACACTATCTTTGTTGCATCGCAAGGGA encodes the following:
- the rnpA gene encoding ribonuclease P protein component; this translates as MAKKERITCTSDYLSVHRKGRPWGSRFLVAKVLPNGMDYSRYGYVVSKKIGNAVVRNKTKRLLREIMRQVNLKPGFDIVFITRAGIADLGYQELKKTVLRLLSQAALITEHNEKTIFDVN
- the yidD gene encoding membrane protein insertion efficiency factor YidD: MKKPFLMLIRFYQLTISKVLPSSCRYSPTCSQYTYEAIVRFGVFRGTWMGMKRIARCHPWHEGGFDPVPEANGKPQ
- the rpmH gene encoding 50S ribosomal protein L34, whose translation is MVPKRTYQPKRIPRRREHGFLARMSTRGGRAVLRARRLRGRKRLTVV